The following nucleotide sequence is from Scleropages formosus chromosome 4, fSclFor1.1, whole genome shotgun sequence.
gaaaagaaacatttccttCCCCAGAAAAGATTTACAAGATACAGGGTAAAACAAACCCCCATCTTACcaattttgctaaataaattgAAGTTCAAAAGACAACCAGAACTGTAAGAGCTGTTCAGATCACTTTTCCTTGTCTTCAAGTTGGGCTTCGATCTCCATAAGCCTTTTTCCCATGGATACGGCCAGGGTTTTGATCTGTGGGACAAAGTGGCAGAGAAAGGAGGAACTCTGTTACGCTGCCTGTTGCTAAGTGAATATGGAAAATAacaagaggaggaaaaagacAGACAGCATTAAAAATTAACGATGCACTTTCTCAAATCGGCTTCAGAGAGTCAAAATACATGCCAAAGGGGACTGAGTAAAAAGCTGATCTGACATGTATTCATGAAATGTGTGTATCCGACCTGAATAAAGAGAACAAATTTTAGAGGGGAAAGACAGATTTTTAACTGCAGCTCTCATagaatgacatttattttttttttttttaaagtgacaaTGGCCTTTCATTAATTAATCCCAAATGCAACACTTATTGTCAGTTTCACTGCACACTGCTGACATTTCATCAGCTATCACCAGAAAATAAAGTGGAACAAAttgaatgttaaaataatgacaGGTATAGATATCAGCTATGACTTCTTATACAACTAAACTCGTCTTTTCAGAAAGACCAAACAAGTCTATAGTGAATTCCTCAACGTCTCATCCTATTGTTCTAGGAATTTCATTCAAATAACAGCACATGGCCAGGAGAGCCACTGCCTTCACAATAGTGCCCTCTGCTGGCCGTTCATACAGCCCAACACCAGACACCTGTCTGCTCAAAAGAGACATGAACGTATGAGATGAGCTCTTGATGTTGGCccatgttttctttgctttctttcttttcaataaACCTGTGACTTATTCCCATGAAGGAAAGAAATAAGTAAgcacaaatgtggaaaaactaCTAAGAAgggaaagaagggaaaatgcaaataagcCTTTATTCGATCATACTtctaaagtaatattttatgtataataaaattttatgtaTAATATAGGGACAGACAGGTGGAAAATGGTTTTCTGAAAGAAACCAAGTGCAGAACTTAGTTAAATAGCTTTACCTGTTCCATTTGTAATTCCATAGCCTCTCTGTATTCCAAAGTGACAGGCTTTTCCTGGGCATTCAACAGCATTGTCTGTTCAGAGGAGCCAAGGACGTAACTAGAATGGAAGTCCAtagaaaaatcaaaacacaatCAGTCTTGAGTATTTCTACCAATATTTCATCATCAAGCACAATACAAGCACGGCACTACGAATGGCTTTCGGTTTTATGTCAAACTAAGACTGATCGGGaatgtttttttaacttttaatgaaaaagtgcattttaaaatatagtctttttatatttaaacaaagttttttttttttttaaaaatctattcAGTCTATAGAAAACAAATTATCAGCAAACCCAAAAACCTAAGTAAAGCTCTTTGTCACAATACTGAGCTTTGTTAGAATACTAAAACTTAGAAACACCTGTAGTAAATGACTAGAACCCAGTTCAGTGTAACACCTTAACTGTCCATTTTCATATTACCAGTCAATACTTTCCACATTGAAGCAGAACAGGGAGCGCTTGTAGTCAAGGCTCTTGGGTGTAGATGTGTAAACTTGACCCAGCAGAGTAGAACAGCCCCGACAAGTAAGGTTTACAATCACGCTGCAAGAGGATGGAGGTTAACCAGTGGTGAGCAGAAGCACCAATGAGAACACAAATCAGAGATGAGGAACAAGGAGAGATCTGAAGAAAAGCAATCTCCTACCAGCCTAGTTCCACCTGTGTCCGAGAGAAGAGCGGTTCAGTGCCCACAACAACATTATCAGTTGTACCTGGAGAACAAGGatccaaagcaaaaacattaaaagcagaATCTTGATTAAGGTACAATATTACATGAGAAATATTAATCATTACTTGGTTAAAAATTTGAAGTCTTTACCCACtctaataagaaaaaattagtAGGGCCAGCAAGGAGCACAGTGTTTAAAGCCAGTGCATTGTATGTAACAGACTCCACTCCCACTATAGTACCCATGAATAAGggtcttaccctaaattactccaggaaaaatACCTAAgtgtgtaaataagtaaattatttGTCATAActaagaacaaaaacacaacattgtaatttgcttttgagaaaagtgtcaggtaaattcAGATAAGTGTCAGGTAAACAGTGATAAAGCAATGCtttcaaaaactgattttccTGAAACACAGAAGGAACTAGAAAGTCAATCAACTGCATTTTGAAGAAGAGACATTTATTTCCTATTTTTTCCATGAGCTAAGTACTATGGAGAAAAGTTCAGTCCCTGCAGGAATACCTATGTGGTAAGGAAAAATTTATCTGCAATTACCGGCACCCCTATTTAGATTCTtctatgcttttttaaaatttcccatTAAAACAGCTCAACTTTCATGTACTAACTTATGGtactgcttgaaagtttgtgaaaccTTTAGAattctttatttctgcataaatatgacctcaGATGCAATCAGATTTTCACGCAAATCCTAAAACCAGATGGAGAACTCaagtaaacaaatgagacaaaaacattacacCTGTTCATTTAGTTATTCCATAAAAGatccaatgttacatatctgCGTGcagcaaaagtatgtgaacctttgcCTTGAATAACTGGTGTGACCCCCTTGTGCAACAACTGAAACCAAATGTTTCTGGTAACTGTTGATCAGTCCTGTACATTGGCTTGGTCTTGGAGGAATTTCACCCCATTCCTTCTTACAGAATAGCTTCGACTCAGGGATCTTGGTGGGCTTCCTCTCATGAACTGCCCACTTCGACGCTTCCACAACATTTCTACAGCATTAAGGTGAAGACTTGACCAGTGGGCGGCACaggggcacagtgagtagcgctgctgtctcacagcacctgggtggtgcgagagcacatgggttcgatcccctctcaggctgcgtggagtttgtgtgttctccctgtgtctgtgtgggtttcccctgggtgctctggtttcctcccacagtccaaagacatgctgttcaggttcaaccaTAGTGCGTGAGTATTCTGCTGCCagtacatcttttttttcagtataaCTCACCGGCTTTGCTGTTAAATTTTTTCTTGGCCTTCTTTTACCAAATTGTGTTTAACATGATAATAAACATCACTTTGCTGCAAAGAGCAGAACATGCAAGTTCTCAGATGATTGCTCCTGTGCAAGACTAAGTCTTTTCTGTCTTGTATTTGTTAGTAGACTCTGACAAACTAGCCAAAGGCGTCAGGCAAACTGATAACAACATTAGCCAACCCTGTTACAAATGCAAATCACAAGTACTGCTCCAACGTGTTATAGTGTTGTAAAGTCCTGTCAAGCAAGGTCACTGAGCACATCATCAAGTCGTGAAGGAGCGGATCGCTAGTCGCGCTGGTCGCTGAACGTACCTTTCTCCGGCGGACAGGGCACGAGCCGAGGAGCCGTACTTACgcgagagcaggatctggttgTGCTCCTCTTCACTTCCGGCCCAGGACAGCGAGTCTCCAACTGGCAGCCTGCAGGTTCCGCACTGGAACACTGCGGGCGCGTCGCTCTCACTCTCTCCGCTCACTTTGCAGTGGGAGCCGAAATGAGACAAGCTGGACTCGTCGTTCATCACGGTGTCCACCGTGTACGTCGTGTTTCCCAAACTGATCTTTCCAAGCCCCGCCATGGCTGCTGCGACAAAACATTCAAAAGGTTGCGCGGTTTCGAAAGCGGAAATACGTCAGAGCTCTGGATGCAAGGCGCGTGTGCCCTGCCAGAGGTTCAAATAAGCTAGCCgacagaaatgaaataaaataaaataataataaatttaaaggaaaataatgaaagatcTGCGCTCTACAGGCACCAATAACAGGGAATTTACACTACGGACGCATATGGTGATTTTCAgtgcaaagaaaatatttaatgagtaatttatttacaaatattctCTTCGGGTCTTTTGCACTGAAAATCACAATTCATTGAATGCTCGCAAGATACTAAACTAAAATATGGAGACAAATAAGCCTACGTACGGGTCTTAACAGTAAATACCATGCAAATACGACCTACTAGGCTACGTATGGGCTATGGCGCGAACATAATTTTGTTAAAACTATAAATGTGGACTTTCCTAAACTTGAGCAAAGTTGTCAGAGGAAGACGCTGTGTTCATCTGCAATCGAAACGTACTTCTCTAGTTCTACATTATGCAGTGAAGATCTTTGAAATACTGACCCCCCCACTGGACTCGGTAAATGTGGTGGAGGTACCGCGTTTTCTGTTCCTCTTGTGCAATCTGTGTCGTACGCACACACGTATACGCACAGCGGTCACCATGACAAACTCATCGGATTATGAGTGGAAATATGAATATTACTACGATTACGTGGAACCGGTGATCGTCGACGAAAAGACGTTAAAGTTTAACAAGTGTAAGTGTCGCATTCAAATTTCAACAACAAGTCGGCTACTTTTTCCAAGCAGTTTCCGCGTGTGTTCGAGCGGATGAGTaatttgtgtgtctttttttccccctccagaTTCTATCGTCATAATATTTTGGATCGGTATGGCCGcgtttgtggtttttcttttcctctgtttgtTGCACTTGTCCCGTTCGGGAAATCAAGCTACTCCCTGTAAGTGAATTACATGATGAtgtgtaatataataatgtccCATCTGTGTTCCGTTTTCCTCCCGTTTTCACCTTTAACTTCGTCcctatttttgtcagttttgtttttttctaacttGTCTAATAATTTTTAATCCGTCGTCTGCTTACTTTGGTAAATGTTAAACTGAGAGAAGAAAACTGGTAG
It contains:
- the mis18a gene encoding protein Mis18-alpha, giving the protein MAGLGKISLGNTTYTVDTVMNDESSLSHFGSHCKVSGESESDAPAVFQCGTCRLPVGDSLSWAGSEEEHNQILLSRTTDNVVVGTEPLFSRTQVELGCVIVNLTCRGCSTLLGQVYTSTPKSLDYKRSLFCFNVESIDCYVLGSSEQTMLLNAQEKPVTLEYREAMELQMEQIKTLAVSMGKRLMEIEAQLEDKEK